CCCGATCGACCTCGGCAGAACGGCGCGTGGCGCATTCGGGCCGTCGAGGAACAGTGCCACTCGCGTCGCACCCGGCCGATTGCTTCGGGCCGCCGCGGCTTGATCGTTGTCGCGACGCTACGAGCCTTGCTTCGCCCGGATGCGGACCGGTCGCGACGTGGCTCGCCGCCGAAGCGCGATGACCGTCGGTCCCGGGCATGTCCGGGGCCGCGACGACGCCCCGCTCAGAAACCGAGATGGCTGAGCCCGGGATGGTCGTCCGACCGGCGGCCCAGGGGCCAGTGGGAGCGGCGGTCGGCGTCCGCGATGGGCTGCTCGCTGATGCCGGAATGGCGGACACGCAGCAGCCTGTCCCCGGCGAGGCATACCTTCGGGACGGCGCTCTCCTCGGAACGCTCCGGAGGGACAGAGCGGCGCGGACCCCGCGTCGACGCCGATCCGGACGCCGCGCCCGCTATTCCTTGTGCGCGAACAGGTAGGTGCCGCTCGCCAGCTCCATGTTCTTCTGGTCGCCGAGCTGCGTCACGTAGGGCTCCTGGAGGAGCGAGAGCGGGTCGGCGGTGAAGTCGGAGAGGCGGCGCGACAGGAAGCGCTTGCGCACGTCCGGCGGCAGGCCGGCGGCCCAGGACTGGATGATCCAGGTCAGGCTCCAGATCGGCAGCAGCGAAGCCGGGACGTATTGGTGGTCGATGGCGAGCTGGCCGGAAAACAGGTTGCGCAGGCCCTCGCCGGTCATGTTGTAGTAATGGTGCGGGTAGCCGTGCAACGGCTGCAGGAACGGCACCGCGCAGACCAGCCGCCCGCCGGGCTTGAGCACCCGGGCGATCTCGCGGGCGCAGGCGAAGGGATCGCGGACGTGCTCCAGCACCGCGATCGAGATCACCCCGTCGAAGCTGGCATCGCGGAACGGCAGAACCTCGCCGATGCCGAGCACGTCGGTGGTGTCGTAATCGGCGATCTCGAGGTTGACGACGTTGGCGTAGTAGCGGTCGCGCCGGCCGGCGCCGCAATCGAGGATCAACCCGTCCGGGTGAGCCGCGATCAGCTCCTGCACGTGACCGTCATAGGCGTTCTGCGAGACGTTCGGGCTGTCCTCGGCACCCGAGAGGGTGCGCAGCTCCTCGCTCAGGTAGTCGTACTTCTCGCCGAGGCGGCGATGGGGCAGGTCGTCCCGCATCAGCGGCGCCAGCCGCGCGAGCTTGTCCGCCCGCATCGCGTCCAGCCCCTCGGGCAGGCGGCTCTGGCGCCGGCCCTGGCGCAGGCCGTGACGCTCGAAATGCGCCCGGCCGCTGGCGAGCCGTCCCTCGCGCACCGCGAGGTGGAGGTCGGGGTTGGCCGCGAGGTAGTCGGCCTCGCGGAAGGTCGCCGCCGTCGCCGGCTCGACCATGTCGAGATAGTGCACCACGGGCGGCCCTGAGCAGGTTTCGCAAAAATGGTCGCCGGTTTTGCGTTAAAAACCGGCGACAAAACAAGACGCTAAGCAGACCTGCGTTGGCCTGCCGACGCAGGTCTGCTTAGAGGCCGCGGAGGAAGCCGGCGAAGCGCATCAGCCCCTCCGGCCAGGGCCCGTGCCCGCTCTCGGCATTGAGATGCCCGGACTCGCCGGCGTCGACGAGCTCGGCCCCCCAGGCGGCGGCGAAGTCTTCGGCGCGGTCGTAAGCCGTGTAGGGGTCGGTGCGGCTCGTCACCAGGACCGACCGGAACGGCAGGGGCGCGCGGGGGATCGGCGCGAAGGCGCGCAAGCCCGCCGGCGTGTCCGGCCGCTCGACGTCCGGCAGCGCGACTAGGAAGGCCCCGGCGACGCTGCCCGGGGGCAGATAGGGCGCGGCCTGCACGCAGGAGATCACGCCCAGGCTGTGGGCGACCAGCACCGCCGGCCGGCTCGCGGCCTGCACCGCCGCGATCACCGCGTCGCGCCAGGCCTCCGGCTCGGGGTGGTCCCAGCTCTCCTGGTGCACCCGGCGGGCGGTCGAGAGCCGCTCCTGCCAGCGGCTCTGCCAGTGGTCGGGCCCGGAATTGGTGTAGCCCGGGACGACGAGGATGTCGCAATCGGCCGATCTCATGCCGCACCGTTACAGCGCCGAGGCCGCAGCGTCGAGGGCCGTGCCTACTCCGCCGCGACCGCCGCCGGGGCCGTGCCGAGGAGGCCGGGGCCGACATGCAGCGCCAGCCCGGTCGAGGCGAGGTTCTTGAGCTTGGCCTCGACCTCGATGTCGCACCAGGCGAGATGGCGGGCGACCAGGTCGTTGAGCGCCCGGTTCCACATCATGTCGGAATGGGCGGCGAGGTCGCGGCCGTTGAGGCCCGATCCGGTGAGCGCGGCGAAGTCGGGCAGGGCGTCGGCGTCGTGGCCGGGCAGCACGTCCTCGCGCGAGACGCTGACATGGCCGACCGGGCGCACCCCGCGCCAGGATTCGATGACCCGGGCGATCCGGGGATCGTCCGGCTCGATGTAGTCGCCGCGGCTCTGGATCCAGTGGTGGTGCAGGTCGAGCACCACCGGCACCCGGTCGGCGAGGCGCAGGACCTCGTCGAGGCCGAAGGAGGATTCGTCGTTCTCGACCGTGACGAGGTCGCGGGCGACCTGCGAGACCCGGTCCAGGTTCTCCCGGAACGCATCGACCCCGGGGTCGCGGGCGCCGACATGGATGTTGACGTGGGCGCCGTGCGGGTGCCAGCCGCCGCCATAGCCCATCATCGCCATCACCTCGGCGTGATAGTCGAGCTCGGCGATGCCGTTCGCGAGCGCCGCCGGGTTGCGGCTCGCCAGGATGCAGAACGGGCCCGGATGCATGCTGAGCCGCACCCCGCCCGCCCGCGCCGCCTCGCCGACCGCCGCGAGCCCGGCCTCGATGGCGCGGCGGAAGTCCGGGTCCGCGTAGAGGTCGCGCACCTCCGGGTGGGTGTAGCCCGGCAGGATCGAGCTCGCGAGGCGGAGCAGCCGCTCCAGCGGCGGCCGGGCCGCCACCCAGGCGACCTGCCGCCCCATCGCCGCGAGGTTGTGCGTCACCACCGCGACCAGCTTCTCGCGCGCCGCGGCCGGATCGAGCTTGCGCAGATGCGCGATCGTCACCGTGGTGACGTTCATCACCATCGCGGCGTCCTTCGCCGCCTTCAGGGTCTTGTGCCGGCCGGGCGGCTCGTCCGGGATGAACTTGCAGCAGAAGCCGAGGCGGGGGGAGGAAGCGGCGGAGATCATGGCCGACAACGCGGCGCGAGCCGGCGCGGGTCCACGCGATACCGACAGGAAGTACGCGCCCGACCCGGGAAAAGGGCTGGCCCGAGAAGAAAATCGGCCCAAGAAAAAGGCCGGCCCCGAGGGGCCGGCCCATGTCGATCGATCGTGGCGACGATCCGCCGTGCCGGGATCAGTGCGTCTGCCGGCCCGGCTCGCCGGTCCCGGTCGGGTTGTGCCCCGGCTGGGCGTGTCCCGGCTGGCCTTGGCCAGGCTGGTTCTTGCGCAGCTCGTCCGAGGCGGCGTTGGCGGCCGCGACGGCGGCGTCCTGGGCCTGGTCGAGCGCAGTCTCGACGAACTGGCGGCCGCGCTCGGTCGCCTCGCGGGCGTAGCGCAGGCCCTGGTCGCGGACCTCGTCGGCGTAGGGGCCGACCGTCCGGTCCTCCTGGCGGGTGCGCGGCAGCAGCGCGCCGAGGAGCATGCCGGCGGCGAGGCCGACGACGCCGACCAGCACCGGGTTCTCGGTGACGAAGCGCTCGACGGCGTTCTGCCCCTGCGCCAGCCGCTCGCTGCCGCGGTCGCGCAGGTCGGCATAACGCTGGGAGCTGGTCTCGATCCGGTCGCTGGCCCAGTCGCGGGCGCGGTCCAGCGTCTCCGAGCCGCGGCCGCCGACGGCGCCGTAGGCCTGGCTCGCCTGGGCGTGGGCGCGGTCGACCGCCTCGTTGGCGCCCTGCCGCAGCCGGTCGGCGGCGGCGTCGGCCTTGGCGCGCAGCTGGTCGGCGGTCTGGCTGATGCGCTCGCCGATGGCCGAGGCGGTGTCGCTCACCCGCTCGGAGGCCCCAGCAGCGGCGTCCTTCAGGGTGTCCTTCACCGTATGGCCGGCGTCGTGCGCCGCGGATTGCGCCGCGTCGAGATTCTGGCGGACGGTGTCGTGGTCCTGGTGCAGGTTGCGCTCGGGCCCGGTGGCGGGGGTGTGGGCCGAGGGTGCGCCCGGATTGGCCGGGTTGATGGTGTGCTCTGCCATGACTCGGGTACTCCCTGGCAGGCCTTGCGAGGGCGGGACTTGAGCCGTCGGGGCCTGCGACCAATCGAAGGTTCGAGAGGGGCGCCGGCCCTCGGGGCCGGCGCCGCCTTACATCCGCATGCCGCCGGCGACGCGGTCCGTGGCCGGGTGGGCGGTCGGCCGGTCGGGGTCGTAGACCCGGGCGGTCCCGGTATTCAGCACCGGCACGGCCTCCGCCCCGTTCATCGTGGCGTCGAGGTGCTGGCGGCGCTGCGTGTCCCGGGCGACGCGGTGGATGAGCCAGCCCACCCCGGCGACGATCAGCATGACCGGGACGGGGTTGCGCCGCACCGCCGCCAGCGCCCCGTCGTAGAGGCCGCTCATCGACGGGTTCTGCCGCACCGTGCCGAGCATCTCGTCGACGATGCTGGCCGGCGAGAGCCGGCCCTGGATCTGGTCGATGGTCCGGTCGAGCCGGGCCCGGGTCTCCTCGATGTCGTGTTCGAGCTCGTTGATCGACTGGGTCATCCCGACACCCTCTCGGACAGGACCCTCGCATCCTGGCGCACCTGGCGCGTCGTGCGGGTCGGCGTCAGCGTGGACAGGGACATGGCGCTGCGGCCCCACAGGGCGAGCCCGATGCCGATCGCCAGGAAGACCGCCCCGACGATCAGGGCGGCGAGCGCCTCGGAATTGACCACCGTGGCGAGCCACTTCACCAGGGCGTCGGTGAGCACCAGGAGGGCGACGACGGCGAAGACCGCCGCCCCCACCATCATGCCGAGCCCGAGGAACAGCGACCTCAGGTTGTTCGACATCTCGGTGCGGAAGAGGGCGATCTCCTTGCGGGCGAGGTCGGTGGTCTCGCGCAGGGCGTCGCCGAGGAGCCCCTGGATGCTCCCGGGGGCTCCGGTGCCGCCGATCGGGCGGCCGTCGGTGGGGTCGGCCATCGCGGCTCCTCCCGTCAGGCCGAGTAGCGCGGGCCGGACGCGCCGGTCCGGTAGGGATCGGGCCGGGCGGTCTCCGGCTCGCTGTGGGCGCCCGGCACGTCCCGGTGGCGCGCGGCGTAGGGATCGTACGAGGTGCCGCGCGCCCGATCGGCACCGACCTCAGGACCCCGCGCGAAGGCCTCGCGGCCGTCGAGAACGTGCGCGGGATGGGCCGAGGCGCGGATGAAGCGGGCGGCGAGGAAGCCGGTGAGGAAGGTCGCCACCGCGACGGCCGCCGGCCGGCGCCGGGCCACCGCCTCGATCTCGCCGTAGAAATCCTCGAAGCTGCGCTCGCGGATCGAGCCGGAGAGCTGCTCCAGGCCGTCGGCGGCACTGTCGAAGAACGCCTTCACGTTCGGCTGCTGGTCGAGCTTGCCGCCGGAATCGCGCAGGGCCTGGGCGAGGTCGGAGACCGACTGGGCGGCGTCGCCCTTGCGCCGGTCGACGTAGCCGTGGACCTGCTCGCGGGCCGACTCGACCAGGCTGAAGCCGCGCTCCATCGCGACGTCGCCGAGCTGGCGCACATCCGACCGCAGGTCGTTCCAATCCGCCGGGCGCTCTTCACCGGTCCGGTGCTGTCCGTTCTCGTAACCCGCGCTCATCAGGCAACTCCGTTCTCGGCTGGCGCGGCCGGCAGGCCGGACCGGCCACCGCGCCGACCACATGCGACGATATTGCGGGTAACAGCAGCCAAGGCGCCCGGTTCCGGCCTGAACGAAGGTGGAATCGCGGCGGGATTCCTGTGGAGCGCCGGGCACAGCCCGAACGGGTACCAACCCCGCCCGATTCGCCGAAAGGGTTGACCAATTCGTGCGGATCGCGCTTGCTGCCGGTGCGTTTTCTCCGTCGGGGGCGGATGGACGCGGCGACGTTCCCGCTCCATTGGGTCCCCTGTCGACCACCACGCGGTCGGCAAGGGACCCGGGGTCATTAATTTTGCCGCATTTCCTTCGACGAACCGGTGTCCACGTCGTCGGAAAATGCTCTAGGTCCGTGAAGCCGGAGTCCATACCCGCCGTGTCACGCCTCATCATCGTGTCGAATCGCGTCGCCGTCCCGGAATCGGGCTCCAAGGCGGTCGCGGCCGGCGGGCTCGCCGTCGCCCTCAAGGAGGCGTTCACCGCCTACAAGGGGCTGTGGTTCGGCTGGAGCGGCAAGATCACCGACAACCCGTCCTCCGAGCCGGTCATCGCCGACCGGGGGAGGGTGCAGTACGCGGTGATGGACCTCTCGCCCCAGGACCACCGCGAGTATTACAGCGGCTTCGCCAACCGGGCGCTCTGGCCGATCATGCATTACCGCCTCGGCTTGGCGGCGTTCTCGCGGGCCGATTATGCCGGATACCAGCGCGTCAACCGGATCTTCGCCCAGGCGCTCGCCGGGCTGATCGAGCCCGGCGACCTGATCTGGGTCCACGACTACCACCTGATCCCCCTCGCCTCGGAGCTCCGGGGCCTCGGGGTCTCGAACCCGATCGGCTACTTCCACCACATCCCGTGGCCGTCGGGCGAGGTGTTCAACACCCTGCCGGCCTCGACCGAGCTTTTGCGCGCGGTCTCCGACTACGACCTGATCGGCCTCCAGACCGACAGCGACGTCCACAACCTCTCGCGCAACCTCGTCGACGAGCTGCGGGCGATCCCGCTCGGCGGCGGCTCGCTGATGGTCGACGGGCGCCGCACCCGCATCCGCAGCTTCCCGATCGGCATCGACGTCGACGGCTTCCGCCAGGCCGCCGAGCGCGCCGGCATGAACCGCACCGTGCGCGACACGGTGGCGGGCCTGCGCACCCGCAAGCTCCTGATCGGCGTCGACCGGCTCGACTACTCGAAGGGCGTTCCGGAGCGCATGGAAGCGGTCGAGCGCTTCTTCGCCTCGAATCCCGACCAGCGCGGCAACGTCGTCTTCCTGCAGATCGCCCCGAAGTCGCGCACCGAGGTGCCCGAATACGAGCAGCTCAGCCGCGACGTGAACGAGGTCTTGGGCAACATCAACGGCTCGCTGGGCGAGCCGTCCTGGACACCGATCCAGTACGTCACCAAGGCCTATCCGCGGGCGGTGCTGGCCGGGCTCTACCGCGCGGCGCGGGTCGGCGTCGTCACGCCGATGCGCGACGGCATGAACCTCGTCGCCAAGGAATACGTCGCCGCCCAGAGCGAGGACGATCCGGGCGTGCTGGTGCTGTCGAAATTCGCCGGCGCGGCCCGGCAGCTGCCCGAGGCGCTGCTGGTCAACCCCTACGACCGGTTCGAGGTGGCGGAGGCCATCCGCGCCGCCCTCTACATGCCCAAGGCCGAGCGCGTGGAGCGCTGGAAGCCGATGTTCGAGCGCATGGCGCGCGAGGACGTGGATTGGTGGGCGAGGAGCTATCTCGGCGAGTTGGAAGGTTTCCGCACGGTCGAACGCGAGCCGCCGGCGGCGGCGGAGGCGCGGTAAGACTGAAGCGCGGGCGTCGCCCACCCGAACCCTCCCCCCTCTGCGGGGGAGGGTGCCCTGCGAAGGCAGGGCGGGAGAGGGGACGCCGCTTCCGGAGAAGTCGCGGCCGTGATGACGGGCGCCGCCTGGATCAGCTTCGCGCTGCCCCTCTTGCGGGACTTCGTCCCGGCCCGCCCCCTGCTGACACAGGGGCCACCCTCCCCCGCTGCGGGGGGAGGGTTGATCCGCTGTGAACGTCGAGTTGTTTTCGTAGAACGTGGCGGTAACCTAACCCGCCTGCGGCCCACCCCGCCCGGCCTTCAGCGCGCCCATCAGGAACCCGATCATCGCGTCGAGCGCCGGGACGAAATCCTCCGGGCACTGCACCACCAGCACCGGGTGGCAGAAGCGCACGATCGCCGTGTGGACGCAGCGCGCCGCCACCGCCGGATCCTCGACCGCGAACTCCCCCCTTGCGGTACCGTCGGCGATGACGCGTTCCAGCACGGCGGTGATCCGGTCGACGTGGTGGCGGCAGACGTCCCAGCTCTCGGACATCGCCGCCTCGATCATCTCGTGCATGCGCGGGTGACCGGTGAAGCGGCCGACGGCGTCGCGGTGCAGGAAGACGATGATCTCGCGCAGGCGGGCCTCGGCGGGAAGACCGGGCCGGTCGGCGAGGCCTGCGATCCGCGCCTCGACCTCGCCGATCAGGCGGGCGACCACCGCCTCGTTGATCGCCTTCTTCGAGTCGAAGAAGCGGTACACGTTGGCCGGGCTCATCCGCAGCGTCTTGGCGATGTCGGCCACCGTGGTCTTCTGGTAGCCGATCTCACGAAAGAAGCGCTCCGCCGTCGCCAGGATGCGGCAGCGGGTATTGGGCACCGTTTCCTCGACCGGAGAGGATGCGGACAGGGCAGGGATCATCCGCGAAGCCTATCGTGCCGATCACAGGTAGGTCAAAAGGCACCGGCGACCTTCGCGCGGGGTGTGGCATCTCTGCGTCACCCCGTGCCGCCTCGTCAGGAGCCGAACTGCGAACCCAGCCGCTCTAGATACTCGGCGAGATCGACGCCGCCGACCTTCTTGCCGTAGTCGAACCGCATGCCGGGCCGGATCGCCACGCTCTCGCGCAGGGTCGTCAGCGTGACCGGCCGGGTGCAGACCCAGGCTCCGTCACGGCGATGCTCGAAACAGTCCAGGATCTCGTGCCCGCCCATCTCCGTCCTCCCGGTCAATCCTGCCGGAACAACGTGACAGTCGCGGGGAAGTTCACGGGAAGTTGCGTCCGATCATACGGCCAAGTCGCATGGCAAAGTCGCACGGCCATGAGCAAGCTTGAGCATACGCGACCGCTTGCGCCGTCCCCGGCATCGGGGGACAATCGGGCGAGTTCCGCAAGAGAAAGCATCAAGAGGAAGATCATGCCGGTCGTCCGCCGCGAGGCCCTTTGTCTGATCGCCGGGGCGCTCGCCCTGCCGGCCCGGGCCGCGCCGCTGCAGAGCGGTGCGACCGCCTCCGCCTTCGGCTTCGCGAAGCCGGAGGGCGGCACCCTGGCGTTGGCCGCGCATGCCGGGAAGCCGATCCTGGTGGTCAACACCGCCACCGCCTGCGGCTACGCCCCGCAATTCGCCGGCCTGCAGCAGCTCTGGACCCGGTTCGGCCCGCGCGGGCTGACGGTGATCGCGGTGCCCTCGCCGGAATTCGGGCATCAGGAGCCCCTCGACGGGGTGGCGATCGCCGAGGCCGCGCGCAAGAACCACGGCGTCACCTTCCCGGTGACCGCCAAGACCAGCGTGACCGGGCCGCAGGCGCATCCGTTCTACCGCTGGGCCGCCGCCGAGAAGCCGGCCGAGACCCCGCGCTGGAACTTCCACAAGTACCTCGTCGGCCGCGACGGCCACGTGTCCGCCGCCTTCGCGACGCCGGTCGAGCCGACCGATCCGCGAGTGATCGCGGCGATCGTCAGAGAGTTGGATGCGGTGGGGTGAGGGCTGTCCGTCCATCGGAGTTTGCCACGACGGACGTGACACCCTCCGGGTCATCCCGGGGCTCGCCGAAGGCGAGAACCCGGGACGACGCAGAGAGTTTGCTCGGGAGGCGCAGGCCCCCAGGAGCGGAGGTGCTGACGGGCCGGGTTGAGCCTGATGCCTGGAGCACCAGGCCCGTCGCAGACCTGCTCAGGCCACCGCCTTCTGCGGACCCGTCTGCGCGTGGAAGTCCGGCCCGTTGCCGGTCTTCGCCACGTAGCCGGCCCGGATCACGAAGTCGCCGAAGCGCTCGCCCGTCTGCCGGTCCCTGGCGTAGGCGGCGAAGAGCGGGTCGAGCTTAGCCTTGATCTCAGAGGCCGACACGTCGTCGGCGTAGAGCTTGCTCAGCCGCGAGCCGTCGAAGGCGGCGCCGAGATAGAGGTTGTAGCGCTCGGGCCCGCGGCCGACGAGGCCGATCTCGGCGATGAACGGCCGGGCACAGCCGTTCGGGCAGCCGGTCATCCGGATCGTGATGTCGTCCTCGGCGAGGCCGTGGGAGGCCAGGCTCTCCTCGAGCTCGTCGATCAGGCTCGGCAGGTAGCGCTCGCTCTCGGCGAGAGCGAGACCGCAGGTCGGCAAAGCCACGCAGGCGAGGCTGTTGCGGCGAAGCGCCCCCGCGCCGGTGGTCAGGCCGTACTCCTGCACCAGCGCGTCGATCT
This is a stretch of genomic DNA from Methylobacterium sp. 17Sr1-1. It encodes these proteins:
- a CDS encoding class I SAM-dependent methyltransferase — protein: MVHYLDMVEPATAATFREADYLAANPDLHLAVREGRLASGRAHFERHGLRQGRRQSRLPEGLDAMRADKLARLAPLMRDDLPHRRLGEKYDYLSEELRTLSGAEDSPNVSQNAYDGHVQELIAAHPDGLILDCGAGRRDRYYANVVNLEIADYDTTDVLGIGEVLPFRDASFDGVISIAVLEHVRDPFACAREIARVLKPGGRLVCAVPFLQPLHGYPHHYYNMTGEGLRNLFSGQLAIDHQYVPASLLPIWSLTWIIQSWAAGLPPDVRKRFLSRRLSDFTADPLSLLQEPYVTQLGDQKNMELASGTYLFAHKE
- a CDS encoding glutathione peroxidase codes for the protein MPVVRREALCLIAGALALPARAAPLQSGATASAFGFAKPEGGTLALAAHAGKPILVVNTATACGYAPQFAGLQQLWTRFGPRGLTVIAVPSPEFGHQEPLDGVAIAEAARKNHGVTFPVTAKTSVTGPQAHPFYRWAAAEKPAETPRWNFHKYLVGRDGHVSAAFATPVEPTDPRVIAAIVRELDAVG
- a CDS encoding DUF3618 domain-containing protein; translated protein: MTQSINELEHDIEETRARLDRTIDQIQGRLSPASIVDEMLGTVRQNPSMSGLYDGALAAVRRNPVPVMLIVAGVGWLIHRVARDTQRRQHLDATMNGAEAVPVLNTGTARVYDPDRPTAHPATDRVAGGMRM
- a CDS encoding alpha/beta hydrolase, which codes for MRSADCDILVVPGYTNSGPDHWQSRWQERLSTARRVHQESWDHPEPEAWRDAVIAAVQAASRPAVLVAHSLGVISCVQAAPYLPPGSVAGAFLVALPDVERPDTPAGLRAFAPIPRAPLPFRSVLVTSRTDPYTAYDRAEDFAAAWGAELVDAGESGHLNAESGHGPWPEGLMRFAGFLRGL
- a CDS encoding UV damage endonuclease UvsE produces the protein MISAASSPRLGFCCKFIPDEPPGRHKTLKAAKDAAMVMNVTTVTIAHLRKLDPAAAREKLVAVVTHNLAAMGRQVAWVAARPPLERLLRLASSILPGYTHPEVRDLYADPDFRRAIEAGLAAVGEAARAGGVRLSMHPGPFCILASRNPAALANGIAELDYHAEVMAMMGYGGGWHPHGAHVNIHVGARDPGVDAFRENLDRVSQVARDLVTVENDESSFGLDEVLRLADRVPVVLDLHHHWIQSRGDYIEPDDPRIARVIESWRGVRPVGHVSVSREDVLPGHDADALPDFAALTGSGLNGRDLAAHSDMMWNRALNDLVARHLAWCDIEVEAKLKNLASTGLALHVGPGLLGTAPAAVAAE
- a CDS encoding phage holin family protein yields the protein MADPTDGRPIGGTGAPGSIQGLLGDALRETTDLARKEIALFRTEMSNNLRSLFLGLGMMVGAAVFAVVALLVLTDALVKWLATVVNSEALAALIVGAVFLAIGIGLALWGRSAMSLSTLTPTRTTRQVRQDARVLSERVSG
- a CDS encoding trehalose-6-phosphate synthase, with amino-acid sequence MSRLIIVSNRVAVPESGSKAVAAGGLAVALKEAFTAYKGLWFGWSGKITDNPSSEPVIADRGRVQYAVMDLSPQDHREYYSGFANRALWPIMHYRLGLAAFSRADYAGYQRVNRIFAQALAGLIEPGDLIWVHDYHLIPLASELRGLGVSNPIGYFHHIPWPSGEVFNTLPASTELLRAVSDYDLIGLQTDSDVHNLSRNLVDELRAIPLGGGSLMVDGRRTRIRSFPIGIDVDGFRQAAERAGMNRTVRDTVAGLRTRKLLIGVDRLDYSKGVPERMEAVERFFASNPDQRGNVVFLQIAPKSRTEVPEYEQLSRDVNEVLGNINGSLGEPSWTPIQYVTKAYPRAVLAGLYRAARVGVVTPMRDGMNLVAKEYVAAQSEDDPGVLVLSKFAGAARQLPEALLVNPYDRFEVAEAIRAALYMPKAERVERWKPMFERMAREDVDWWARSYLGELEGFRTVEREPPAAAEAR
- a CDS encoding TetR/AcrR family transcriptional regulator yields the protein MIPALSASSPVEETVPNTRCRILATAERFFREIGYQKTTVADIAKTLRMSPANVYRFFDSKKAINEAVVARLIGEVEARIAGLADRPGLPAEARLREIIVFLHRDAVGRFTGHPRMHEMIEAAMSESWDVCRHHVDRITAVLERVIADGTARGEFAVEDPAVAARCVHTAIVRFCHPVLVVQCPEDFVPALDAMIGFLMGALKAGRGGPQAG